The following is a genomic window from Lysinibacillus sp. JNUCC-52.
CATATTAGACATTCAGCAAACCTTTTGAAAATTCAATCGGCAATGCTACGTAAATGTCACGTTATTAGCAACGTGCGTAAAGATAGTCATTTAAAATTTTAATATTCCATAATGATTGGGATAATCATTGGGCGGCGCTTCGTTTTTTGGAATAAATAAGTATTCAATGTATCTCGAATTTCTTGCTTAATGTTTGTCCATTCAAATGTATCTTTTCCAACGTATTTTTCAATGACGTTTTTCGCAATTTCCGATGCTTCCACCATCAGTTGCTCTGATTCACGTACATAGACAAAACCTCGCGATAAGATTTCGGGACCTGATGCGATTTTCTTTTGTGCGCGGTTTAATGTAACAACAACAATGAATATACCATCTTGTGATAGTAATTTACGATCACGTAACACAATGTTTCCAACATCGCCTACACCAATACCGTCAATTAATACATTGCCAGCTTGTACACGACCACTCATGCGCATTTTACCATTTTTATATTCTACAATATCACCTTTATCGGCGATGAAAATTTGTGATTTTTGCATCCCTAATTGTTGAGCTAGCTTAGAGTGTGCAATAAGCATACGATATTCACCTTGAACAGGGATAAAGTACTTTGGCTGCATTAAATTCAGCATTAGCTTTAAATCTTCTTGGCTGCCGTGCCCAGAAACATGGACATTTTTGCTTGATGTTAAAATTTCAGCTCCTGCTTTTGCAATGGAGTTCATTGTGTTAGCCATTTGTACTTCCATGCCTGGAGACGGAGTAAACGTAATGAGTACTGTATCATTTTGTTTAATCTTAATATCTCGGTGATGCTTGCGAACGATTTTTTCAAGCGCATCTAGCGGTTCGCCTCTATTACCTGTTGCGATAATAATAATTTCTTCTTCTTGATATTTTTGTATCTCAGAGATAGGAATAATAGTATCTTCTTCAACCGTTAAATAACCTAACTGTACACCTAAATCAACAGCTTTTTCTAAAGGTTTTCCTACAATCG
Proteins encoded in this region:
- a CDS encoding ribonuclease J encodes the protein MTKKKNELIRIIPLGGVGEIGKAMCVVEIDEELFVVDSGLMFPEDEMLGIDIVIPDITYLEENKERVKGIFLTHGHEDAIGSIAYILQKVKAPVYGSKLTIALAKEHLKELPAPHQVKFFEVTNRSRMNFNSTYVTFFHTTHSIPDSLGVVFHTSEGAIVHTGEFKFDQSATGKFKPDLAKMAQLGEEGVFILLSESCEAERPGYTTSEIVIEEQLSKTFHSAPGRILVAVYASNFIRIQQVLTQAQKSFRKVAIVGKPLEKAVDLGVQLGYLTVEEDTIIPISEIQKYQEEEIIIIATGNRGEPLDALEKIVRKHHRDIKIKQNDTVLITFTPSPGMEVQMANTMNSIAKAGAEILTSSKNVHVSGHGSQEDLKLMLNLMQPKYFIPVQGEYRMLIAHSKLAQQLGMQKSQIFIADKGDIVEYKNGKMRMSGRVQAGNVLIDGIGVGDVGNIVLRDRKLLSQDGIFIVVVTLNRAQKKIASGPEILSRGFVYVRESEQLMVEASEIAKNVIEKYVGKDTFEWTNIKQEIRDTLNTYLFQKTKRRPMIIPIIMEY